The Prosthecobacter dejongeii genome contains a region encoding:
- a CDS encoding DUF1800 family protein: MRRAPLWITLKALVLAQMLPLSSPLHAATDYNGDGICDVWQQLYNAWSLPSAEDSDGDGSSNIEESIAGTDPRNPADSLRIAQADLVGNEVLLELPSAKGKRYQLLSSDAPHGPTWVIEGTALIGTGSALQFTTPKGSETQRKFYRVETTDQDTDDDGINDWAEAQTGTDPALGTSPGNASGGTASDADVLASLFSLTTTTVPSATGVQEKEGLTSRIRLNRPADKSAMRLTLAYASSGNPTPARGSASPGDFTLTVDQPSGQITGTATGSLTLPAGVSQMDIIVHPVLDNAPEVPELLTLNIIRPGSGPTTPPLNGTALIRDADPTNEDNRTLFVAYLGKEAGVSTTATGIATALVQGDNDEAQINLTFSNLTSPQNTAYLRVDSDLEIINIGLGQVTGKQWQIRAAQTKFTDQAMLTALHAGQLYISITTADNPTGEIRGYFNKTTGSTSFAYNPNLHDSPQPGSQNWMNPTGEALERDIWRFLDQCTYGGTDALYQEVLAKVNTAIANGGTYLDGYRSWLNDQMNPSITPSASLLQLVYAADNEEFVLRGNKPLWSGNDPQFAGESYTVSYDSTYGTPTISTTANGTYNNNHPFHNNRRREQWTLAMQAKAQVRQRMAQALSEIVVISEMDTTVESKHYGAAAYWDMLAENAFGQYRTILENVTYSPMMGVYLSHLRNRAEYVASGVNFFPDENYAREIMQLFSIGLVLRHPDGSLVLGQDGLPVPTYDNTDIAELARVMTGLCHGARHATASIQRFNGLHFTASSPQVSPTIQIQGVDYTSFTEGGGDSWWQAPWIYPMKVLGRVNTITASNRPFHDFGTKTLLHNYSGGTVLTGITDAQLNALTPAQSHARAEQELTAAHNLLAGNPASGTYSGHQNTPVNISRWLIQRFTTSNPSAGYLYRVSQIYRSSNGNLGEVLKAILLDYEARSLELADTSISHGRMKEPLVHFMSIMRGLKAYTGLPVTALKDISLPFSVTDSPKNTPLDLAQVNAYVANATRFRFDDSTNALGQSPLRAPSVFNWFLPDYVVPGPMAEAGVFAPELQIASETNLVNRINRLWTYTWMSLPGMTAQPGSDTGIADIPHVTTNAAVQAKVAVGTAPTAAGNFATSRTLTFTPSNYSTPQTVYVAAVDDSQREGAHSTTLQHTATSTDAGYNNPALPPINVTINDNEGSSGSVIIEQSDGITIVAENSITDTYTVKLGSAPSSPVTITANGNAHLNLSPAKLTFTNANWNTPQTVTAAAIDDTYSGELIHLGFIGHAVNSADANYNGISAPSFTAFIGDNDQASSNGVTVRHTEANTMVTEGGASDQFVVALNRQPTTANGGIVTVSISSNARVTRTPATLTFNRDTSWWIPQVVTVQAVNDTVANGTASFNLTLTSSGGGYTQSTTAAIVVNDDDGATAGGIILAESGGNTTISENAAFSTASNDSYTIRLSSQPTQNVSVVITPQRHIWPMSNHAKLMGYFTSDTPSSTSNSQKDRVIFDYTDLMTLYNTTFTANGGLGADDPANVNAHLAATLAVVNKLDLMWCGGQMKAQWPTALTTADLNNTLLVNPRKSIVASLLYAYNTSRGSTGNASAYAGDVRDRCRVAAYLISISPAAFTMK; encoded by the coding sequence ATGCGTCGTGCTCCCCTTTGGATAACTTTGAAGGCTTTGGTGCTCGCTCAAATGCTCCCTCTGTCCTCACCGCTGCACGCAGCGACGGACTACAATGGAGACGGTATCTGCGATGTCTGGCAGCAGCTTTACAATGCCTGGAGCCTCCCCTCAGCCGAGGACTCGGATGGAGATGGCAGCAGCAATATCGAAGAAAGCATCGCAGGGACTGATCCCCGAAACCCCGCCGATTCCCTGCGTATCGCTCAGGCGGATTTGGTCGGGAATGAGGTGTTGCTGGAGCTGCCTTCTGCCAAGGGCAAACGCTACCAACTTCTTAGCAGTGATGCCCCTCACGGCCCCACTTGGGTGATCGAGGGCACAGCCCTCATCGGCACAGGTTCAGCGCTCCAGTTCACCACGCCAAAGGGCAGCGAAACACAGCGCAAATTTTACCGGGTGGAAACGACGGACCAGGACACGGATGATGACGGCATCAATGACTGGGCAGAGGCCCAAACGGGCACAGATCCCGCTCTCGGCACCAGTCCGGGCAATGCCTCTGGCGGCACCGCTTCCGATGCCGATGTGCTTGCCAGCCTCTTTTCCCTCACCACCACCACGGTCCCCAGCGCCACCGGTGTCCAGGAGAAAGAAGGTCTCACCTCCCGCATTCGCCTTAACCGCCCAGCGGATAAAAGCGCCATGCGACTCACCCTTGCGTATGCCAGCAGTGGCAATCCTACGCCTGCCCGTGGCAGCGCCAGCCCAGGTGACTTTACCCTCACGGTGGATCAGCCCTCCGGCCAGATCACCGGAACCGCGACCGGCAGCCTCACCCTCCCCGCAGGGGTCAGCCAGATGGATATCATCGTCCATCCCGTCTTGGACAATGCCCCCGAGGTCCCAGAACTCCTGACGCTGAACATCATCCGCCCCGGCTCCGGCCCCACCACACCGCCTCTCAATGGCACGGCCCTCATCCGCGATGCAGACCCGACCAATGAGGACAACCGCACTCTCTTCGTGGCTTACCTTGGCAAAGAAGCAGGCGTCAGCACCACCGCCACAGGCATCGCCACCGCCTTGGTCCAGGGAGACAATGACGAGGCCCAGATCAACCTCACCTTCAGCAACCTGACCTCCCCCCAAAACACCGCCTACCTGCGCGTGGACAGCGACCTAGAGATCATCAACATCGGCCTCGGCCAGGTCACGGGCAAGCAGTGGCAAATCCGCGCCGCCCAGACGAAGTTCACGGACCAAGCCATGCTCACCGCCCTCCATGCAGGGCAACTCTACATCAGCATCACCACAGCGGATAACCCCACCGGCGAAATCCGCGGTTATTTCAATAAGACTACTGGATCGACCTCTTTTGCTTACAATCCCAATCTTCACGACAGTCCGCAGCCAGGTAGCCAGAACTGGATGAATCCCACGGGAGAGGCCCTGGAACGTGATATTTGGCGTTTCCTAGACCAGTGCACCTATGGCGGAACGGACGCCCTGTATCAGGAAGTCCTGGCCAAGGTCAACACGGCAATTGCCAATGGTGGCACCTATCTGGATGGCTATCGCTCCTGGCTGAACGATCAGATGAATCCGTCCATCACACCATCTGCAAGCTTGCTGCAATTGGTGTATGCTGCGGATAACGAAGAGTTTGTTCTGCGTGGGAACAAGCCTCTCTGGTCAGGCAACGATCCTCAGTTTGCCGGTGAATCCTACACAGTCAGTTATGACAGCACATATGGCACACCGACCATTTCGACCACCGCCAACGGCACCTACAACAACAACCATCCCTTTCACAACAATCGCCGCCGTGAGCAATGGACTCTGGCGATGCAAGCAAAGGCTCAGGTGCGTCAACGCATGGCACAGGCTCTAAGTGAGATTGTCGTTATCTCTGAAATGGACACCACCGTGGAGAGCAAGCACTACGGGGCCGCTGCTTATTGGGACATGCTGGCTGAAAATGCTTTTGGCCAATACCGTACCATTCTGGAGAACGTGACTTACAGCCCGATGATGGGCGTCTATCTCAGTCATCTGAGAAACCGCGCCGAATATGTGGCCAGCGGTGTGAATTTCTTTCCAGATGAAAACTATGCCCGTGAGATCATGCAGCTTTTTAGCATCGGTCTGGTCCTGCGGCATCCCGATGGCAGCTTGGTTCTGGGACAAGATGGCCTCCCTGTGCCCACCTATGATAACACAGACATCGCCGAACTGGCCCGTGTGATGACCGGGCTGTGCCATGGTGCCAGACACGCCACAGCTTCCATCCAACGCTTTAACGGCCTTCATTTTACCGCATCGTCGCCGCAAGTGTCTCCGACCATTCAGATTCAGGGAGTCGATTACACCAGTTTCACTGAAGGAGGTGGCGACTCCTGGTGGCAGGCTCCGTGGATCTATCCCATGAAGGTGCTAGGTCGCGTCAATACCATCACGGCCAGCAACCGCCCCTTTCATGACTTTGGCACTAAGACCCTTCTGCACAATTACAGCGGCGGCACTGTTCTCACAGGAATCACAGATGCACAGTTGAACGCCCTCACCCCAGCTCAGAGCCATGCCCGAGCTGAACAGGAACTGACTGCTGCTCATAATCTGCTCGCCGGAAACCCGGCTTCCGGCACCTACAGCGGCCATCAAAATACTCCAGTAAATATCTCCCGCTGGCTCATTCAGCGCTTCACCACCTCCAATCCGAGCGCTGGTTACCTTTACCGTGTCAGTCAGATCTATCGCAGTTCCAATGGGAACTTGGGGGAAGTCTTGAAAGCCATTCTTCTCGATTATGAAGCCCGCAGTCTAGAACTTGCGGACACATCCATCTCTCATGGCCGGATGAAGGAGCCCCTGGTTCATTTCATGTCAATCATGCGGGGGTTGAAAGCCTATACAGGCCTGCCAGTCACCGCGCTCAAAGATATTTCGTTGCCCTTCAGTGTCACCGACAGCCCAAAGAACACCCCGCTAGATTTAGCTCAGGTGAATGCCTATGTGGCCAATGCCACTCGGTTCCGCTTTGATGATTCCACCAATGCACTCGGCCAGTCGCCTTTGCGGGCACCGAGTGTTTTTAACTGGTTCCTGCCCGATTATGTTGTGCCCGGACCGATGGCTGAGGCCGGAGTTTTCGCTCCAGAACTACAGATCGCATCCGAGACCAATTTGGTGAACCGCATCAATCGGCTTTGGACTTACACTTGGATGAGTCTTCCAGGGATGACGGCTCAGCCAGGAAGTGACACGGGCATCGCGGATATACCCCATGTGACCACGAACGCAGCTGTCCAGGCTAAGGTCGCTGTAGGGACAGCTCCCACAGCCGCAGGCAACTTTGCTACCTCCCGAACACTCACCTTCACTCCATCGAATTACAGCACGCCTCAGACAGTTTACGTAGCTGCCGTCGATGACAGTCAGCGAGAAGGCGCACATTCGACCACGTTGCAACATACAGCCACCAGCACGGATGCAGGTTACAATAACCCGGCTCTGCCTCCTATCAATGTCACCATCAATGACAATGAAGGCAGTTCAGGATCCGTCATCATCGAACAGAGTGACGGCATCACCATTGTTGCAGAGAATTCGATCACGGACACTTACACCGTCAAGCTAGGCAGCGCGCCATCTTCACCAGTGACGATCACGGCCAATGGTAATGCTCACCTGAATCTTTCGCCTGCCAAGCTGACGTTCACCAATGCAAACTGGAACACGCCACAAACGGTCACCGCAGCGGCTATTGATGACACCTACAGCGGTGAATTGATTCACCTGGGATTCATCGGTCACGCAGTCAACAGCGCTGATGCGAATTACAATGGTATCTCCGCGCCGAGTTTCACGGCCTTCATAGGTGACAATGACCAGGCTAGTAGCAATGGGGTCACTGTGCGCCATACCGAAGCCAACACGATGGTCACCGAAGGCGGTGCCAGCGATCAGTTTGTCGTGGCTTTGAATCGCCAGCCGACAACCGCCAATGGAGGAATTGTCACGGTATCAATCAGCTCAAATGCCAGGGTCACCCGCACTCCAGCCACTTTGACCTTCAACAGGGATACTAGCTGGTGGATTCCGCAGGTCGTGACCGTACAGGCTGTGAATGATACTGTCGCCAATGGCACTGCCAGTTTCAATCTGACTTTGACCTCTTCCGGTGGCGGCTACACCCAATCCACCACGGCCGCCATTGTGGTGAACGATGATGATGGCGCTACTGCCGGAGGCATCATCCTTGCGGAATCTGGCGGCAATACGACCATCTCTGAGAACGCTGCTTTTTCGACAGCTTCAAACGATAGCTACACGATCCGGCTTTCCAGCCAGCCGACCCAGAACGTAAGTGTGGTGATCACTCCGCAGCGACACATCTGGCCGATGTCCAACCATGCAAAGCTGATGGGTTATTTCACCTCGGACACCCCCAGTAGCACGAGCAACAGCCAGAAAGACCGTGTGATCTTTGATTATACGGATCTCATGACCCTGTATAATACCACCTTCACGGCCAATGGGGGACTGGGGGCAGATGATCCAGCGAATGTGAATGCCCATTTGGCAGCTACACTGGCGGTAGTGAACAAACTGGATCTGATGTGGTGTGGAGGTCAGATGAAGGCCCAGTGGCCAACGGCCCTGACGACGGCAGATCTGAATAACACCCTCCTAGTAAACCCGCGAAAGTCAATCGTCGCCAGCCTTCTCTATGCCTACAACACGAGCCGGGGAAGCACTGGAAATGCTTCTGCCTATGCGGGCGATGTTCGGGATCGTTGCCGTGTCGCGGCTTATCTGATCAGCATTTCACCTGCCGCGTTTACAATGAAGTAA